The genomic DNA CTATTGTCTATATATCTGTGTACATCAGTCTCAACAGTATGACTGCCATGTTGGTAGCATGGAGGGGGAGCACAGAAATATCTCACATAGAATGGATCTACTGCTTATCAGATgtggctttcaatgagaatgacagatctataaaaaGTTAACTTTCCTCCTCCATCAACAGGAACAGCATGTGTTCTACGTAGTTCTGTACCGCGCTGGCCTCGTCACCGGGGACAGGACCGAGACGAAGGTAGACACCGGACCGGCTATGGACAGGATCATGTTTCTCCAAGATCTTCACCacctgagaggggagagaggaggagggagtgggagagggaggagagagagaaagtggaagggagagagagaggggtaggggaggggaagggaagggagagagagagggggaggggaagggaagggagagaggggtaggggaagggaaggagagagaggggtagggggaggaagggagagagaggggggtaggggaggggaagggagagaggggtaggggaggggaagggagagagaggtaggggagggaaagggagagagagagggggtaggggagggaagggagagaggaggggaagggagagagagagaggggtaggggaggggagagagagaggtaggggagggggagagaggggtaggggagggaaggtag from Oncorhynchus tshawytscha isolate Ot180627B linkage group LG15, Otsh_v2.0, whole genome shotgun sequence includes the following:
- the LOC121839352 gene encoding FHF complex subunit HOOK interacting protein 1A-like, which codes for MMASVVANGNRKKSLSLKGVDPETCMIVFRNHWAQVVKILEKHDPVHSRSGVYLRLGPVPGDEASAVQNYVEHMLFLLMEEES